In Glandiceps talaboti chromosome 4, keGlaTala1.1, whole genome shotgun sequence, a single window of DNA contains:
- the LOC144434565 gene encoding inositol monophosphatase 1-like, which yields MAEFENGGPCKKARVDTNMDIAECFDVMVGIAREAGEVVRKALDSDITIEDKGCSTDLVTETDKKVEEMIISRLRDKYPHTSFIAEESVVVGQQCELTDNPTFIIDPIDGTTNFVHGFPYIAVCIALYINKTAEIGIVYQPIFDKMFMARRGGGAFCNKKKLKVSGQKDLRKALIVAEHPQIRDPVEIEASQKNLESLIKAPVHGIRTLGSVASDLCAVAEGVVDADFAYGLHCWDMAGAVLIIQEAGGVVIDPEGGPLDLMSRRILTAGTQELADVISQKLTHLQLPRD from the exons ATGGCTGAATTCGAAAATGGCGGTCCTTGCAAGAAAGCTCGAGTTGATACAAATATGGATATAGCTGAATGTTTTGATGTTATGGTGGGAATCGCTAGAGAAGCAGGGGAG GTAGTACGTAAAGCATTAGATTCAGATATAACCATAGAAGACAAGGGGTGTTCTACAGATCTGGTAACGGAAACTGATAAAAAGGTGGAAGAAATGATAATATCGAGACTTAGAGATAAATATCCACACACCAG TTTTATAGCCGAAGAATCCGTGGTTGTAGGCCAACAGTGTGAACTGACAGACAACCCTACCTTTATTATAGATCCTATTGATGGTACTACAAACTTTGTACATGG ATTCCCCTATATTGCAGTATGCATTGCACTTTACATTAACAAGACAGCTGAAATAGGAATTGTTTATCAACccatatttgacaaaatgtttatGGCTAGACGAGGAGGAGGAGCATTTTGTAATAAGAAGAAACTGAAGGTTTCAGGACAGAAAG ATCTTCGGAAAGCTCTTATTGTGGCAGAACACCCACAAATTCGAGATCCAGTAGAAATTGAAGCAAGTCAGAAAAATTTGGAGAGTTTGATCAAAGCACCTGTTCATGG CATCCGAACTCTAGGATCAGTAGCATCAGATTTATGTGCAGTGGCAGAGGGCGTTGTTGATGCTGACTTTGCATATGGTCTCCATTGCTGGGATATGGCTGGTGCTGTACTTATAATACAGGAGGCTGGTGGTGTAGTAATCGATCCAGAAG gGGGACCGTTGGATTTAATGTCACGTCGTATTCTCACAGCTGGCACCCAGGAACTTGCTGACGTCATAAGTCAAAAACTTACACACCTTCAACTACCCCGTGATTAG
- the LOC144433541 gene encoding ATP-binding cassette sub-family C member 9-like: MANLSVVHLNWFCGDNSSDYDQLSICKADALSVCVHGVFLILASFVLAVLGCCTSVRSYHSNSIIHFPGHYSKWILSMLLWLVLLCAVGEGIMTDLSRNTVTQPHQYIPQTLAITNGIMCLVYYHHMEYWNKPGMSWLLFLCWMSSITTESLRLVVLIEQIGFDINILRFGIIMVSIALYGLCLVIEINVIRTKVFGCMYQEQPYPCDLKKKNMHYMFAYTNLLSQTFYWCMNWLFAMGYRRPLEISDLGCLPEEFESKFQYKKFQISYQKEKERADERNTKVSLWRTYKATYGCSLLLAAVLGVISATFGFIPALSIGWTVSYATNYYYGYLSEDYETPMVTVFEFFSNGFVLLVVIFITILLQRCIYNLGAYITTMKSVQLRAALQTFTYEKSLNLSSWSLSSGQMTIGQITNHMSVDVISVQTFTMLVVSVLSMPYQIVVLIILLYFELGVAGIIGCAIFLVATPIQYRIIKSMAKVQRRVMRFSDERLKKSNELLQGMKLLKLQGWEEMFCSAIEVVRANEITQLLKVSAHTICTILLTQALPVIVTFISFAVYSKTSDTPLTPDVVFASLALFAQLTNWPLFMVPLFASAFVNALVSTNRLEKFFAAGELEVLDNGRPAPSKGFHDLQGDNYGDDADHGDDMEIDDEDEYGHLTSKNTDRLIPDRKDHRYGTFNNEVESSLMTSSSNVPHIPDDVAVKIVDCNCSWDIDVPVPILTDITVDILAGKLTMVVGLVGSGKSSLMSAILGEMAIISGTLQFNRNKSSVAYVPQKPWLQNARFKENIIFGKEFELTRYQTVIEACALQPDIDILPAGDMTEIGEKGINLSGGQKQRVSVARALYSKADIVLMDDPLSALDVHVGSHLLEQGIMDFLKKENRTVVLVTHQIQYLDYADKVIVMDNGRIYSQGDLQEIQKQDPSGYSDLKKKIELSASEIDSESDEDKTLEMQRQSLIKQVKNIEKEEKKMKNAATGKLIRREEREKGSVSWRVYLAYGKAIKLPLVLLLLVIFIVQGTVHIFTNFWLSVWSETGMNVGNATQEEQDDELDYYLRGYAALSFSYVAIAIVATTCQIIFFILAAKRLHMSLLRNIIHAPMRFFDTTPIGRVLNRLSNDTQIIDQRLWLTMNTIMNCTFQSLTALVVNAVVTPIFLAVVAPAVVSYFAVMKYFISTSRELKRLDSIAASPVFAHFSETLGGLSTIRAYRDENRFKKSLLHRLDVNNLSQVYIHTSNKWLQVRLHFIGGVIVFISGLTSLLTLVLSDIEPSLVGLALTYAYSMYGYMATLVVQLGEMEIQMNAVERVEYYTQVEGEEYRGTYTPPSDWPNEGDIKIENISVRYAEDLDPVLQDINIHFQGGQKIGICGRTGSGKSSLTLAVFRMIDTYKGSIYIDDINIAHIPLLKVRNRLSIIPQDPVLFRGTIRYNLDPYGVRTDDELWEALEIAQMKTTVFDLNGQLDAQVSEEGDNFSVGQRQLFCLARAFLRNTRILIMDEATASIDMKTDGILKTVIQTAFAGTTVITIAHRITTIMDSDMVLVLSDGRVAEYDTPQNLLSKKDSMFSSLVKGTMS; the protein is encoded by the exons ATGGCGAACTTGTCAGTCGTCCACCTGAATTGGTTTTGTGGAGACAATTCATCGGACTACGATCAGCTGAGTATATGCAAAGCCGATGCTCTCAGTGTGTGCGTTCATGGAGTCTTTCTGATACTGGCTTCATTCGTACTCGCTGTCCTCGGATGTTGTACGAGTGTACGTAGCTACCACTCCAACAGTATAATACACTTCCCGGGTCACTACAGTAAATGGATATTGTCAATGCTACTATGGCTAGTACTACTGTGTGCCGTTGGGGAGGGGATAATGACAGACCTATCCAGAAACACAGTGACACAACCCCACCAATATATCCCCCAAACACTTGCCATCACAAATGGTATAATGTGTTTAGTATATTACCATCATATGGAATATTGGAACAAACCTGGAATGTCGTGGTTGTTATTTCTATGCTGGATGTCATCCATTACTACAGAAAGTTTAAGACTTGTAGTTTTAATTGAACAAATAGGATTTGATATAAACATTCTACGATTTGGTATTATTATGGTCAGTATTGCACTGTATGGATTATGTCTGGTGATTGAAATCAATGTGATACGAACCAAG GTGTTTGGTTGTATGTACCAAGAACAGCCTTACCCATGTGATctcaaaaagaaaaatatgCATTATATGTTTGCATATACTAACCTGTTATCTCAAACATTTTACTGGTGTATGAACTGGTTATTTGCCATGGGATACAGACGACCGTTAGAAATATCAGACCTAGGTTGCCTACCAGAGGAGTTTGAATCAAAATTTCAGTACAaaaaattccaaatttcatatCAAAAAGAAAAG GAACGAGCTGATGAACGAAATACCAAGGTATCTTTGTGGAGAACCTATAAAGCTACATACGGATGTAGTCTTTTGTTAGCAGCTGTCTTGGGTGTTATTAGTGCAACGTTTGGATTCATTCCAGCACTGTCCATAGGCTGGACGGTATCCTACGCCACTAACTATTACTATGGCTATCTCAGTGAAGACTAT GAGACTCCAATGGTTACAGTATTCGAGTTCTTCAGTAATGGTTTCGTGCTACTGGTTGTTATCTTTATAACCATTCTTCTACAACGGTGTATTTATAATTTAGGTGCATATATTACCACGATGAAATCAGTTCAACTTCGTGCAGCTTTACAG ACATTTACCTATGAGAAGTCGTTAAATCTTTCATCGTGGAGTTTATCCAGCGGACAGATGACAATAGGACAAATAACTAATCATATGTCGGTAGATGTAATATCTGTACAAACGTTCACAATGCTGGTTGTATCTGTCCTGTCGATGCCATATCAG ATAGTGGTACTTATAATATTACTGTATTTTGAACTCGGCGTGGCTGGAATTATTGGTTGTGCCATATTTCTAGTTGCTACACCAATACAATATCGGATCATTAAAAGCATGGCCAAGGTACAGAGGCGTGTAATG AGGTTTTCTGACGAACGTCTTAAAAAATCCAATGAATTATTACAAGGTATGAAATTACTAAAATTACAAGGTTGGGAAGAAATGTTCTGTTCAGCTATAGAAGTTGTACGTGCCAATGAGATCACACAGCTCCTTAAAGTCAGTGCGCATACTATATGTACAA TTTTGTTAACACAAGCCCTGCCAGTTATCGTTACGTTTATT TCCTTTGCAGTGTATTCAAAAACCAGTGACACACCTCTGACTCCAGACGTGGTATTTGCATCGCTAGCTCTGTTCGCCCAACTTACCAACTGGCCCTTGTTCATGGTACCACTGTTCGCGTCAGCTTTCGTGAACGCACTAGTTTCCACCAATAGACTCGAAAAATTCTTTGCTGCTGGTGAGTTAGAGGTATTAGACAACGGAAGACCTGCACCTAGTAAAGGATTTCACGATTTACAAGGAGACAATTATGGTGACGATGCTGACCACGGCGACGATATGGAG ATAGATGATGAAGATGAGTACGGTCACTTGACCAGTAAAAACACTGATAGATTGATACCAGACCGTAAAGATCATCGTTATGGAACGTTTAATAATGAAGTAGAAAGCTCACTGATGACGTCATCGTCAAATGTTCCACATATCCCGGATGACGTAGCTGTGAAG ATTGTTGACTGTAACTGTTCATGGGATATTGATGTACCCGTGCCTATATTGACTGATATCACCGTAGACATCTTGGCAG GAAAATTGACCATGGTAGTTGGTTTAGTGGGAAGTGGAAAGTCGTCTTTGATGTCGGCGATATTAGGGGAAATGGCGATCATATCTGGTACTCTGCAGTTTAATAG GAATAAAAGCTCAGTAGCCTATGTACCCCAGAAACCATGGCTACAGAATGCAAGGTTcaaagaaaacattatttttggcAAAGAATTTGAACTGACGAG GTACCAGACAGTGATAGAAGCATGTGCTTTACAACCTGACATTGATATCTTACCAGCTGGTGACATGACAGAGATTGGTGAGAAGGGTATCAACCTCAGTGGAGGACAGAAACAACGAGTCAGTGTTGCCAGGGCTTTGTACAGTAAAGCAGATATTGTTTTAATG GATGACCCCTTATCAGCCCTGGATGTCCATGTAGGGTCACATCTTCTAGAACAAGGAATAATGGATTTTTTGAAGAAGGAAAACAGGACAGTAGTACTTGTAACGCACCAAATACAGTATTTAGACTATGCAGATAAG GTAATTGTAATGGACAATGGTAGAATCTATTCTCAAGGAGATCTTCAGGAAATCCAGAAACAAGATCCATCGGGATACTCAGACTTGAAGAAAAAGATAGAATTGAGTGCATCGGAGATAGACAGTGAATCAGACGAAGACAAGACACTGGAAATGCAACGTCAAAGTCTCATCAAACAAgtgaaaaatatagaaaaagaggaaaagaaaatgaagaatG CCGCTACCGGTAAATTGATTCGGAGAGAAGAACGTGAGAAAGGGTCTGTTTCTTGGAGGGTTTATCTCGCCTACGGCAAGGCAATAAAGCTGCCATTGGTTCTTCTGCTGTTGGTAATATTCATCGTGCAGGGAACTGTTCATATCTTTACCAATTTCTGGTTGTCCGTGTGGTCGGAAACTGGTATGAATGTTGGTAATGCAACTCAG GAGGAACAAGACGACGAACTCGATTATTACCTGCGAGGTTATGCGGCACTATCATTTAGTTATGTTGCCATAGCAATTGTTGCTACAACTTGTCAGATTATATTTTTCATACTCGCTGCCAAACGTCTTCATATGTCATTGCTACGTAATATAATCCACGCTCCAATGAGATTCTTCGACACAACACCAATTGGTCGTGTTCTGAACCGATTATCGAATGACACACAGATTATCGATCAG aggTTATGGTTGACAATGAATACGATAATGAACTGCACGTTTCAAAGTCTCACGGCTTTAGTCGTCAATGCAGTTGTCACACCAATATTTCTTGCAGTGGTTGCCCCCGCTGTGGTTTCTTATTTCGCagtgatgaaatatttcatatccACTTCAAG AGAATTGAAACGTCTTGACAGCATAGCTGCTTCACCGGTTTTCGCCCATTTTTCGGAAACTCTTGGAGGACTGTCAACCATCAGAGCATACAG AGATGAAAACAGATTCAAAAAGAGTTTACTTCATCGACTTGACGTCAACAACTTATCTcaggtatacatacatactagtaacAAGTGGTTGCAGGTTCGTCTG CATTTCATTGGTGGAGTGATAGTGTTCATATCAGGATTAACAAGTCTTCTGACCCTTGTACTCAGTGACATTGAACCGAGTTTAGTTGGCCTCGCCCTGACCTATGCATACTCC ATGTATGGTTACATGGCAACTTTAGTTGTACAACTTGGTGAGATGGAGATACAAATGAATGCTGTAGAACGTGTTGAATACTATACTCAGGTGGAGGGTGAAGAATATCGAG GAACATATACACCACCATCAGACTGGCCAAATGAAGGTGAcattaaaatagaaaatatcTCAGTACGATACGCTGAAGATTTAGATCCAGTTCTTCAAGATATCAATATCCATTTCCAAGGTGGACAGAAG ATTGGGATTTGCGGACGAACCGGAAGTGGTAAATCCTCGCTTACCCTCGCTGTGTTCAGGATGATTGATACATATAAag GTTCTATTTATATTGACGACATCAACATAGCCCATATACCTTTGCTAAAGGTTCGAAATCGACTTTCAATAATACCACAAGATCCAGTACTTTTCAGGGGTACTATAAG ATACAATCTGGACCCATATGGAGTACGAACTGATGACGAATTGTGGGAAGCATTGGAAATCGCTCAAATGAAAACAACTGTATTTGATCTGAACGGACAGTTAG ATGCACAAGTTTCTGAAGAAGGTGACAACTTCAGTGTTGGACAAAGACAGTTATTTTGTTTGGCTAGGGCGTTCTTAAGAAATACTAGAATTCTTATTATGGATGAAGCCACGGCATCAATTGACATGAAAACG GACGGTATTCTTAAGACAGTCATACAGACGGCATTTGCAGGCACCACAGTGATTACCATCGCC CATCGTATAACAACCATAATGGATTCTGACATGGTACTGGTGTTAAGTGATGGTAGAGTTGCAGAATATGATACACCACAGAATCTACTTAGTAAAAAGGACAGCATGTTTTCATCACTGGTTAAAGGAACCATGTCTTAA